A single Cottoperca gobio chromosome 7, fCotGob3.1, whole genome shotgun sequence DNA region contains:
- the LOC115010933 gene encoding ral GTPase-activating protein subunit beta-like isoform X6, which produces MYSEWRSLQLVVQSDQGHLSVLHTYPTTVGTEVANAVVKPLGTAVSPVATENILKTDKEVKWTMEVLCYGLTLPLEGDTVKLCVDVYTDWMMALVSPRDSMPQPVVKEPNMYVQTILKHLYNVFVPRPEQHSLNHIRLCQQVLTAVQKLARESVSMVRETWEVLLLFLLRINDTLLAAPTVGVGVAEKLAEKLMAVLFEVWLLACARCFPTPPYWKTAREMLANWRHHPPVVEQWSRVACALTSRLLRFTHGPSFPPFKVPDEDASLIPLEMDNDCVAQTWYRFLHMLSNPVDLSNPAIVSTTPKFQEQFLNSSGIPHEVVLHPCLKQLPQIFFRAMRGISCLVDAFLGISRPRADSAPPTPVNRMSMSPPPSITNTTPPHSRKQRHTVVTKTTSKSSTGSGSQPTKASQQQQQQTSSSPTLLSSPNQSSWETRPLPAPARPKVNSILNLFGQWLFDAALVHCKLHSGLSRDPSMTAIATQVGLELRRKGSQMSTDSMVSNPMFDANEFPESYEAGRAEACGTLCRIFCSKKTGEDILPVYLSRFYMVLIQGLQISDFICRPVLASIILNSSSLFCTDLKGINVVVPYFIAALETIVPDRELSKFKIYVNPTDLRRASINILLAMLPLPHHFGNIKSEVLLEGKFNEEDGWPHDQPVSFLSLRLRLVNVLIGALQTETDPTNTQLILGAMLNIVQDSALLESIGAQTETGSIDGSHMTVRSQSHSRTNSGISFTSGGSMEATSPDSERPVQALLRDYDTAAGLLVRSIHLVTQRLNSQWRQDMSISLAALELLAGLAKVKVGVDSADRKRAVSSICGYIVYQCSRPAPLQSRDLHSMIVAAFQFLCVWLTEHPDMLDEKDCLVEVLEIVELGISGSKSRQELEVRHKGEKEHNPASMRVKDAAETTLSCIMQVLGAFPSPSGPASTCSLLNEDTLIRYARLSATGASNFRYFVLDNSVILAMLEQPLGNEQNPSPSVTVLIRGTAGRHAWTMQLFHQPRGARANQRVFVPEGRPTPNNGVGIKYNVKQRPFPEEVDKIPLVKADVSIPDLDDIVSKELEIQHDKLRLLMTKQMEYENTLERHSEEIWKSKPYPDPQTDCKPPPPSQEFQTARLFLSHFGFLSLEALKEPNNSRLPPHLIGLESSLPGFFDDISYLDLLPCRPFDTVFIFYVRAGQKSSPEILRNVESSSSVQPHFLEFLLSLGWPVDVGRHPGWTGHLDTSWSLNSCSDGNDFQQTEDASTPEDTGGSVFNGEKKVLYYADALTEIAFVVPSLSENSEESSVHSDSTVEADTNADLVPGSLKQPNLTLELFPNHSENLESAKKLSPLVKTKRSSTGKSFPPLGPETKVFVVWVERFDDIENFPLSDLLAETSTGLEASMSNSTSCRSGLLEKDVPLIFIHPLKTGLFRIRLHGAVGKFGMVIPLVDGMVVSRRALGFLVRQTVINVCRRKRLESDLYNPPHVRRKQKITEIVQRYRNKQLEPEFYTSLFHEVGEGKPHL; this is translated from the exons GTGAAGTGGACCATGGAGGTGCTGTGTTACGGCCTCACCCTCCCCCTGGAGGGGGACACTGTGAagctgtgtgtggatgtgtacACAGACTGGATGATGGCCCTGGTGTCGCCCAGGGACTCGATGCCTCAGCCTGTTGTCAAGGAGCCCAATATGTACGTCCAGACCATCCTCAAACATCTCTACAACGTCTTTGTACCAAG GCCGGAGCAGCACAGTCTGAACCACATCAGGCTTTGCCAGCAGGTTCTGACTGCAGTCCAGAAGTTGGCACGAGAGTCTGTTTCCATGGTGAGGGAAACTTGGGAGGTGCTGTTGCTTTTCCTGCTTCGCATCAACGACACATTACTTGCCGCGCCCACGGTTGGAG TTGGCGTGGCAGAAAAACTGGCAGAGAAGCTGATGGCGGTGCTGTTTGAGGTGTGGTTACTTGCATGTGCCCGCTGCTTTCCCACACCACCATATTGGAAGACGGCAAGGGAGATGCTGGCCAACTGGAGACACCACCCTCCTGTTGTAGAGCAGTGGAGCAGAGTGGCCTGTGCCCTGACCTCCAG GCTCTTGCGCTTTACCCACGGACCGTCCTTCCCACCCTTCAAAGTTCCTGATGAAGATGCCAGCCTGATTCCTTTAGAGATGGACAACGACTGTGTGGCACAGACGTGGTACCGCTTCCTCCACATGCTGAG CAACCCAGTGGACCTGAGCAACCCTGCGATAGTGAGCACCACTCCCAAGTTTCAGGAACAGTTTCTTAACTCCAGCGGTATCCCTCATGAAGTGGTGCTGCATCCGTGTTTGAAACAGCTTCCCCAGATCTTCTTCAGGGCCATGAGAGGCATCAGCTGCTTAGTGGATGCATTTTTAG GTATATCACGTCCCAGAGCTGACAGTGCTCCGCCCACACCGGTCAACAGAATGAGCATGTCTCCGCCCCCCTCCATCACCAACACCACCCCCCCTCACAGCCGCAAGCAACGGCACACAGTGGTCACCAAAACCACGAGCAAGAGCTCAACT GGCAGTGGTAGTCAACCAACCAAAGcatcccagcagcagcagcagcaaacctCGTCCTCTCCGACCCTGCTTTCCAGCCCCAACCAGAGCAGCTGGGAGACTCGGCCCTTGCCGGCCCCAGCACGGCCAAAGGTCAACAGCATCCTCAACCTGTTCGGCCAGTGGCTTTTCGACGCTGCACTGGTCCACTGTAAGCTCCACAGCGGCCTCAGCCGAGACCCCAGCATGACCG CGATCGCCACCCAAGTAGGTCTGGAGTTGAGAAGAAAGGGTTCCCAAATGTCCACCGACTCCATGGTGTCCAACCCTATGTTTGATGCCAACGAGTTCCCAGAGAGCTACGAGGCAGGACGAGCGGAGGCCTGCGGGACACTCTGCCGCATCTTCTGTAGCAAGAAAACTGGAGAAGATATTCTGCCCGTTTACCTGTCCAG gTTCTACATGGTGCTGATTCAGGGTCTCCAGATCTCAGATTTTATCTGCAGACCAGTTCTGGCTTCTATCATTCtcaactcttcctctctcttctgtacCGACCTGAAGGGCATCAACGTGGTGGTGCCCTACTTCATTGCCGCCCTGGAGACGATTGTACCAGACAG GGAGCTGTCAAAATTCAAGATCTACGTCAATCCTACCGACCTGAGGAGAGCCTCCATCAACATCCTGCTTGCGATGCTGCCATTGCCACATCATTTTGGCAACATCAAATCAGAG GTTCTGTTGGAAGGAAAGTTCAACGAGGAGGATGGCTGGCCTCATGACCAGCCCGTGTCTTTCCTGTCCCTGAGGCTACGTCTCGTCAATGTCCTCATCGGAGCACTTCAGACTGAGACCGACCCGACCAACACACAGCTCATCCTGG GTGCAATGCTAAATATTGTTCAAGACTCGGCACTGTTGGAGTCCATAGGTGCACAGACTGAAACG GGGAGTATAGATGGGAGTCACATGACTGTGAGGAGTCAGAGTCACAGCCGCACCAACAGTGGCATTAGTTTCACCAGCGGGGGAAGCATGGAGGCCACCAGCCCAGACTCTGAGCGTCCTGTCCAGGCCCTGCTTCGAGACTACG ACACGGCGGCAGGCCTGCTGGTGCGCAGCATCCACCTGGTCACTCAGAGACTCAACTCCCAGTGGAGGCAAGACATGAGCATTTCACTGGCTGCCCTGGAGCTGCTGGCTGGGCTTGCCAAG GTAAAGGTGGGAGTGGACTCTGCAGACCGCAAACGTGCCGTCAGCTCTATATGTGGATACATTGTGTACCAGTGTAGCCGTCCAGCTCCTCTTCAGTCTCGAGATCTCCACTCCATGATTGTAGCTGCCTTCCAGTTTCTCTGCGTGTGGCTCACAGAACACCCTGACATGCTGGATGAGAAG GATTGTTTGGTAGAGGTGTTGGAGATTGTGGAGCTGGGAATCTCTGGCAGCAAGTCCCGACAGGAACTGGAAGTCAGGCACAAAGGGGAGAAGGAGCACAACCCAGCTTCAATGAGGGTGAAGGACGCTGCTGAGACGACTTTGTCCTG TATCATGCAGGTGTTGGGGGCTTTTCCTTCCCCCAGCGGGCCTGCCTCCACCTGCAGCCTGCTGAATGAAGACACCCTGATTCGCTACGCCAGACTCAGTGCCACAGGAGCCAGCAACTTCCGCTACTTTGTCCTGGACAACTCGGTCATCCTCGCCATGCTGGAGCAACCCCTCGGCAATGAGCAGA ACCCGAGTCCATCGGTGACGGTTTTGATCCGAGGGACGGCCGGCAGACATGCCTGGACCATGCAGCTCTTCCACCAACCCAGAGGAGCTCGGGCCAATCAGAGG GTATTTGTTCCCGAAGGCCGTCCAACCCCCAATAATGGCGTGGGCATCAAGTACAACGTGAAGCAGAGGCCCTTCCCCGAAGAGGTGGATAAGATTCCTCTCGTCAAAGCTGACGTCAGTATTCCTGACTTGGATGACATTGTCAGTAAAGAG cTGGAAATTCAGCATGACAAGCTTCGTCTTCTGATGACCAAGCAGATGGAGTATGAGAACACTTTGGAGCGGCACAGCGAAGAAATCTGGAAGTCCAAGCCTTACCCCGACCCACAGACAGACTGCAAACCCCCTCCGCCCTCGCAGGAGTTCCAGACTGCACGCCTCTTCCTCTCCCACTTTGGCTTTCTGTCTCTGGAGGCGCTTAAG GAGCCCAACAACAGTCGTCTACCTCCTCATCTGATTGGCCTGGAGTCATCGTTGCCGGGGTTTTTTGATGACATCAGCTACCTGGACCTGCTTCCCTGCCGACCATTTGACACAGTCTTCATTTTCTATGTGAGGGCTGGACAGAAAAGCAGCCCTGAG ATCCTGAGGAATGTGGAGTCATCGTCCAGCGTCCAGCCCCACTTTTTGGAGTTCCTGTTATCCTTGGGCTGGCCTGTGGACGTGGGGCGCCACCCAGGGTGGACGGGACACCTGGATACCAGCTGGTCCCTGAACTCCTGCTCCGACGGCAATGATTTCCAACAAACTG AGGACGCATCGACTCCTGAGGACACGGGAGGTTCAGTGTTCAACGGGGAGAAGAAGGTTTTATACTACGCTGATGCTCTGACAGAGATTGCCTTCGTTGTTCCATCTCTATCAGAAAATTCCG AGGAGTCGTCAGTGCACAGTGACTCCACAGTGGAGGCAGACACTAACGCAGACCTTGTGCCCGGTTCACTCAAACAACCCAATCTCACACTGGAGCTGTTCCCCAACCATTCTGAAAACCTGGAGTCGGCCAAAAAG CTGAGTCCTTTGGTAAAGACAAAGAGGTCATCGACTGGAAAGTCTTTCCCACCACTGGGTCCTGAGACCAAGGTGTTTGTGGTCTGGGTGGAGCGCTTTGATGATATCG agaaCTTCCCGTTGTCTGATCTCTTGGCGGAAACCAGCACGGGTTTGGAAGCGAGCATGAGCAACAGCACTTCCTGCAG GTCAGGGTTACTAGAGAAGGACGTTCCTCTGATCTTCATCCACCCTCTGAAGACGGGACTCTTCAGGATCCGGCTGCACGGAGCTGTGGGTAAATTTGGCATGGTGATTCCCCTGGTGGACGGCATGGTGGTCAGCCGCAGAGCACTAG gGTTTCTTGTGCGCCAAACAGTCATCAACGTGTGCCGACGGAAGCGTCTGGAAAGTGACTTGTACAACCCGCCTCACGTGAGGCGGAAGCAGAAAATAACTGAGATTGTCCAGCGTTACCGCAACAAGCAACTGGAGCCTGAGTTTTACACCTCACTCTTCCACGAGGTGGGGGAGGGAAAGCCTCACCTCTAA
- the LOC115010933 gene encoding ral GTPase-activating protein subunit beta-like isoform X1: MYSEWRSLQLVVQSDQGHLSVLHTYPTTVGTEVANAVVKPLGTAVSPVATENILKTDKEVKWTMEVLCYGLTLPLEGDTVKLCVDVYTDWMMALVSPRDSMPQPVVKEPNMYVQTILKHLYNVFVPRPEQHSLNHIRLCQQVLTAVQKLARESVSMVRETWEVLLLFLLRINDTLLAAPTVGVGVAEKLAEKLMAVLFEVWLLACARCFPTPPYWKTAREMLANWRHHPPVVEQWSRVACALTSRLLRFTHGPSFPPFKVPDEDASLIPLEMDNDCVAQTWYRFLHMLSNPVDLSNPAIVSTTPKFQEQFLNSSGIPHEVVLHPCLKQLPQIFFRAMRGISCLVDAFLGISRPRADSAPPTPVNRMSMSPPPSITNTTPPHSRKQRHTVVTKTTSKSSTGSGSQPTKASQQQQQQTSSSPTLLSSPNQSSWETRPLPAPARPKVNSILNLFGQWLFDAALVHCKLHSGLSRDPSMTAIATQVGLELRRKGSQMSTDSMVSNPMFDANEFPESYEAGRAEACGTLCRIFCSKKTGEDILPVYLSRFYMVLIQGLQISDFICRPVLASIILNSSSLFCTDLKGINVVVPYFIAALETIVPDRELSKFKIYVNPTDLRRASINILLAMLPLPHHFGNIKSEVLLEGKFNEEDGWPHDQPVSFLSLRLRLVNVLIGALQTETDPTNTQLILGAMLNIVQDSALLESIGAQTETGSIDGSHMTVRSQSHSRTNSGISFTSGGSMEATSPDSERPVQALLRDYDTAAGLLVRSIHLVTQRLNSQWRQDMSISLAALELLAGLAKVKVKVGVDSADRKRAVSSICGYIVYQCSRPAPLQSRDLHSMIVAAFQFLCVWLTEHPDMLDEKDCLVEVLEIVELGISGSKSRQELEVRHKGEKEHNPASMRVKDAAETTLSCIMQVLGAFPSPSGPASTCSLLNEDTLIRYARLSATGASNFRYFVLDNSVILAMLEQPLGNEQNPSPSVTVLIRGTAGRHAWTMQLFHQPRGARANQRQVFVPEGRPTPNNGVGIKYNVKQRPFPEEVDKIPLVKADVSIPDLDDIVSKEVCCMGWQDDSRATNTLISNFPHLEIQHDKLRLLMTKQMEYENTLERHSEEIWKSKPYPDPQTDCKPPPPSQEFQTARLFLSHFGFLSLEALKEPNNSRLPPHLIGLESSLPGFFDDISYLDLLPCRPFDTVFIFYVRAGQKSSPEILRNVESSSSVQPHFLEFLLSLGWPVDVGRHPGWTGHLDTSWSLNSCSDGNDFQQTEDASTPEDTGGSVFNGEKKVLYYADALTEIAFVVPSLSENSEESSVHSDSTVEADTNADLVPGSLKQPNLTLELFPNHSENLESAKKLSPLVKTKRSSTGKSFPPLGPETKVFVVWVERFDDIENFPLSDLLAETSTGLEASMSNSTSCRSGLLEKDVPLIFIHPLKTGLFRIRLHGAVGKFGMVIPLVDGMVVSRRALGFLVRQTVINVCRRKRLESDLYNPPHVRRKQKITEIVQRYRNKQLEPEFYTSLFHEVGEGKPHL; this comes from the exons GTGAAGTGGACCATGGAGGTGCTGTGTTACGGCCTCACCCTCCCCCTGGAGGGGGACACTGTGAagctgtgtgtggatgtgtacACAGACTGGATGATGGCCCTGGTGTCGCCCAGGGACTCGATGCCTCAGCCTGTTGTCAAGGAGCCCAATATGTACGTCCAGACCATCCTCAAACATCTCTACAACGTCTTTGTACCAAG GCCGGAGCAGCACAGTCTGAACCACATCAGGCTTTGCCAGCAGGTTCTGACTGCAGTCCAGAAGTTGGCACGAGAGTCTGTTTCCATGGTGAGGGAAACTTGGGAGGTGCTGTTGCTTTTCCTGCTTCGCATCAACGACACATTACTTGCCGCGCCCACGGTTGGAG TTGGCGTGGCAGAAAAACTGGCAGAGAAGCTGATGGCGGTGCTGTTTGAGGTGTGGTTACTTGCATGTGCCCGCTGCTTTCCCACACCACCATATTGGAAGACGGCAAGGGAGATGCTGGCCAACTGGAGACACCACCCTCCTGTTGTAGAGCAGTGGAGCAGAGTGGCCTGTGCCCTGACCTCCAG GCTCTTGCGCTTTACCCACGGACCGTCCTTCCCACCCTTCAAAGTTCCTGATGAAGATGCCAGCCTGATTCCTTTAGAGATGGACAACGACTGTGTGGCACAGACGTGGTACCGCTTCCTCCACATGCTGAG CAACCCAGTGGACCTGAGCAACCCTGCGATAGTGAGCACCACTCCCAAGTTTCAGGAACAGTTTCTTAACTCCAGCGGTATCCCTCATGAAGTGGTGCTGCATCCGTGTTTGAAACAGCTTCCCCAGATCTTCTTCAGGGCCATGAGAGGCATCAGCTGCTTAGTGGATGCATTTTTAG GTATATCACGTCCCAGAGCTGACAGTGCTCCGCCCACACCGGTCAACAGAATGAGCATGTCTCCGCCCCCCTCCATCACCAACACCACCCCCCCTCACAGCCGCAAGCAACGGCACACAGTGGTCACCAAAACCACGAGCAAGAGCTCAACT GGCAGTGGTAGTCAACCAACCAAAGcatcccagcagcagcagcagcaaacctCGTCCTCTCCGACCCTGCTTTCCAGCCCCAACCAGAGCAGCTGGGAGACTCGGCCCTTGCCGGCCCCAGCACGGCCAAAGGTCAACAGCATCCTCAACCTGTTCGGCCAGTGGCTTTTCGACGCTGCACTGGTCCACTGTAAGCTCCACAGCGGCCTCAGCCGAGACCCCAGCATGACCG CGATCGCCACCCAAGTAGGTCTGGAGTTGAGAAGAAAGGGTTCCCAAATGTCCACCGACTCCATGGTGTCCAACCCTATGTTTGATGCCAACGAGTTCCCAGAGAGCTACGAGGCAGGACGAGCGGAGGCCTGCGGGACACTCTGCCGCATCTTCTGTAGCAAGAAAACTGGAGAAGATATTCTGCCCGTTTACCTGTCCAG gTTCTACATGGTGCTGATTCAGGGTCTCCAGATCTCAGATTTTATCTGCAGACCAGTTCTGGCTTCTATCATTCtcaactcttcctctctcttctgtacCGACCTGAAGGGCATCAACGTGGTGGTGCCCTACTTCATTGCCGCCCTGGAGACGATTGTACCAGACAG GGAGCTGTCAAAATTCAAGATCTACGTCAATCCTACCGACCTGAGGAGAGCCTCCATCAACATCCTGCTTGCGATGCTGCCATTGCCACATCATTTTGGCAACATCAAATCAGAG GTTCTGTTGGAAGGAAAGTTCAACGAGGAGGATGGCTGGCCTCATGACCAGCCCGTGTCTTTCCTGTCCCTGAGGCTACGTCTCGTCAATGTCCTCATCGGAGCACTTCAGACTGAGACCGACCCGACCAACACACAGCTCATCCTGG GTGCAATGCTAAATATTGTTCAAGACTCGGCACTGTTGGAGTCCATAGGTGCACAGACTGAAACG GGGAGTATAGATGGGAGTCACATGACTGTGAGGAGTCAGAGTCACAGCCGCACCAACAGTGGCATTAGTTTCACCAGCGGGGGAAGCATGGAGGCCACCAGCCCAGACTCTGAGCGTCCTGTCCAGGCCCTGCTTCGAGACTACG ACACGGCGGCAGGCCTGCTGGTGCGCAGCATCCACCTGGTCACTCAGAGACTCAACTCCCAGTGGAGGCAAGACATGAGCATTTCACTGGCTGCCCTGGAGCTGCTGGCTGGGCTTGCCAAGGTAAAG GTAAAGGTGGGAGTGGACTCTGCAGACCGCAAACGTGCCGTCAGCTCTATATGTGGATACATTGTGTACCAGTGTAGCCGTCCAGCTCCTCTTCAGTCTCGAGATCTCCACTCCATGATTGTAGCTGCCTTCCAGTTTCTCTGCGTGTGGCTCACAGAACACCCTGACATGCTGGATGAGAAG GATTGTTTGGTAGAGGTGTTGGAGATTGTGGAGCTGGGAATCTCTGGCAGCAAGTCCCGACAGGAACTGGAAGTCAGGCACAAAGGGGAGAAGGAGCACAACCCAGCTTCAATGAGGGTGAAGGACGCTGCTGAGACGACTTTGTCCTG TATCATGCAGGTGTTGGGGGCTTTTCCTTCCCCCAGCGGGCCTGCCTCCACCTGCAGCCTGCTGAATGAAGACACCCTGATTCGCTACGCCAGACTCAGTGCCACAGGAGCCAGCAACTTCCGCTACTTTGTCCTGGACAACTCGGTCATCCTCGCCATGCTGGAGCAACCCCTCGGCAATGAGCAGA ACCCGAGTCCATCGGTGACGGTTTTGATCCGAGGGACGGCCGGCAGACATGCCTGGACCATGCAGCTCTTCCACCAACCCAGAGGAGCTCGGGCCAATCAGAGG CAGGTATTTGTTCCCGAAGGCCGTCCAACCCCCAATAATGGCGTGGGCATCAAGTACAACGTGAAGCAGAGGCCCTTCCCCGAAGAGGTGGATAAGATTCCTCTCGTCAAAGCTGACGTCAGTATTCCTGACTTGGATGACATTGTCAGTAAAGAG GTGTGTTGTATGGGCTGGCAGGATGATTCCAGAGCTACAAATACACTGATCAGTAATTTCCCTCAC cTGGAAATTCAGCATGACAAGCTTCGTCTTCTGATGACCAAGCAGATGGAGTATGAGAACACTTTGGAGCGGCACAGCGAAGAAATCTGGAAGTCCAAGCCTTACCCCGACCCACAGACAGACTGCAAACCCCCTCCGCCCTCGCAGGAGTTCCAGACTGCACGCCTCTTCCTCTCCCACTTTGGCTTTCTGTCTCTGGAGGCGCTTAAG GAGCCCAACAACAGTCGTCTACCTCCTCATCTGATTGGCCTGGAGTCATCGTTGCCGGGGTTTTTTGATGACATCAGCTACCTGGACCTGCTTCCCTGCCGACCATTTGACACAGTCTTCATTTTCTATGTGAGGGCTGGACAGAAAAGCAGCCCTGAG ATCCTGAGGAATGTGGAGTCATCGTCCAGCGTCCAGCCCCACTTTTTGGAGTTCCTGTTATCCTTGGGCTGGCCTGTGGACGTGGGGCGCCACCCAGGGTGGACGGGACACCTGGATACCAGCTGGTCCCTGAACTCCTGCTCCGACGGCAATGATTTCCAACAAACTG AGGACGCATCGACTCCTGAGGACACGGGAGGTTCAGTGTTCAACGGGGAGAAGAAGGTTTTATACTACGCTGATGCTCTGACAGAGATTGCCTTCGTTGTTCCATCTCTATCAGAAAATTCCG AGGAGTCGTCAGTGCACAGTGACTCCACAGTGGAGGCAGACACTAACGCAGACCTTGTGCCCGGTTCACTCAAACAACCCAATCTCACACTGGAGCTGTTCCCCAACCATTCTGAAAACCTGGAGTCGGCCAAAAAG CTGAGTCCTTTGGTAAAGACAAAGAGGTCATCGACTGGAAAGTCTTTCCCACCACTGGGTCCTGAGACCAAGGTGTTTGTGGTCTGGGTGGAGCGCTTTGATGATATCG agaaCTTCCCGTTGTCTGATCTCTTGGCGGAAACCAGCACGGGTTTGGAAGCGAGCATGAGCAACAGCACTTCCTGCAG GTCAGGGTTACTAGAGAAGGACGTTCCTCTGATCTTCATCCACCCTCTGAAGACGGGACTCTTCAGGATCCGGCTGCACGGAGCTGTGGGTAAATTTGGCATGGTGATTCCCCTGGTGGACGGCATGGTGGTCAGCCGCAGAGCACTAG gGTTTCTTGTGCGCCAAACAGTCATCAACGTGTGCCGACGGAAGCGTCTGGAAAGTGACTTGTACAACCCGCCTCACGTGAGGCGGAAGCAGAAAATAACTGAGATTGTCCAGCGTTACCGCAACAAGCAACTGGAGCCTGAGTTTTACACCTCACTCTTCCACGAGGTGGGGGAGGGAAAGCCTCACCTCTAA